The following are encoded together in the Gouania willdenowi chromosome 14, fGouWil2.1, whole genome shotgun sequence genome:
- the alg9 gene encoding alpha-1,2-mannosyltransferase ALG9 isoform X3 produces MYTTLVAMTGWFQDSTPLAVFGVAAGAIVGWPFSALIGLPIAFDLLVLRRQWKSFIIWSVIALLLLLLPLVAIDSFFYGKMVIAPLNILLYNVFTPHGPDLYGTEPWHFYFVNGILNFNLVFALALCALPLTALMETLLHRFNVQNLGRPYWLTLAPMYVWMLVFFTRPHKEERFLFPIYPLVCLSAAVALSSLQKCYHFLFQRYRLEHYTVSSNWLALSAVVAFSVMSLSRSVALFRGYHAPLDLYPEFHRIAKDPTLHSVPEGRPVSVCVGKEWYRFPSSFLLPHNWQLQFIQSEFKGQLPQPYAFGPQATQMIPANMNDQNLEEPSRYVELKQCHYLVDLDIDEETQLEPRYSANKEEWKVIAYKPFLQASRSSPFFRAFYIPFISEHHTTYRHYVILKPRRLKQQQQRKRSHG; encoded by the exons ATGTACACGACCCTGGTGGCCATGACGGGCTGGTTTCAGGACTCAACACCGTTGGCTGTTTTCGGGGTTGCTGCTGGTGCCATCGTTGGATGGCCCTTCTCTGCTTTGATTGG GTTACCGATAGCCTTCGACCTGCTGGTGCTCAGACGACAATGGAAGAGTTTTATCATCTGGTCAGTGATCGCTTTACTTCTGCTGCTG cttccCCTGGTGGCTatagattcttttttttacGGCAAAATGGTAATAGCACCCCTGAACATTCTGCTGTATAATGTCTTCACCCCCCATGGACCAGATCTGTATG GAACGGAGCCGTGGCATTTCTACTTTGTAAATGGGATCCTGAACTTCAACCTGGTGTTTGCTCTGGCCCTGTGCGCCCTGCCACTGACTGCTCTCATGGAAACATTATTGCACAGGTTTAATG tgcAGAACCTGGGCCGACCGTACTGGCTGACTCTGGCTCCCATGTATGTGTGGATGTTGGTTTTTTTCACCAGGCCTCATAAGGAAGAGCGCTTCCTCTTTCCCATCTACCCTCTGGTTTGCCTCAGTGCGGCAGTAGCGCTCTCCTCTCTGCAG AAATGCTACCACTTCCTGTTCCAACGATACCGACTTGAGCACTACACAGTGTCCTCCAACTGGTTGGCTTTGAGCGCTGTAGTGGCCTTCTCAGTGATGTCACTCTCTCGTTCTGTGGCCCTTTTCAGAG GCTATCACGCTCCTTTGGACTTGTACCCAGAGTTTCACCGTATCGCTAAAGATCCAACGCTGCACTCGGTGCCTGAAGGCAGAcccgtcagtgtgtgtgtgggcaaaGAGTGGTACCGCTTCCCCAGCAGCTTTCTCCTCCCGCACAA CTGGCAGCTGCAGTTCATCCAGTCTGAGTTCAAAGGTCAGCTGCCTCAGCCATACGCCTTCGGTCCTCAAGCCACGCAGATGATTCCGGCTAATATGAACGACCAGAATCTAGAGGAGCCATCGAGATAT GTAGAATTAAAGCAATGCCATTACCTCGTCGACTTGGATATCGATGAAGAGACGCAGCTGGAGCCACGATACTCAGCCAACAAGGAGGAGTGGAAAGTCATTGCTTACAAGCCGTTCCTTCAAGCATCCAG GTCGTCCCCGTTCTTCAGAGCCTTCTACATCCCCTTCATATCGGAACATCACACCACCTACAGACACTATGTCATCTTGAAACCACGACGgctgaagcagcagcagcaacgaaAACGCAGCCATGGATAA